One stretch of Saprospiraceae bacterium DNA includes these proteins:
- a CDS encoding porin, translating to MKKTFLAILSIIALNSFAQTDSTKNPISISGYIETYYSYDFANPSDHNRPGFVYSHNRHNEVNLNLGFIKAAYATDKVRANLALMAGTYANANLAAEPGVLKNIFEANAGIKISKKKNLWVDAGIFASHIGFESAIGKDCWNLTRSILADNSPYYESGVKVSYTTDNDKWFLSGLILNGWQRIQRVNGNNTPAFGHQLTFKPNSKVTLNSSSFVGSDTPDSTRQMRYFHNFYGQFQLTEKFGMILGFDIGAQQKNKNSNDYNTWYSPVLIVKYAPSEKISIAARGEYYSDANGVIISTGTLNGFQTYGYSLNLDYQIINNVVWRIEGRGFTSKDKIFTLNDNQSSQNYFLTTALAISF from the coding sequence ATGAAAAAGACCTTTTTAGCAATACTATCAATTATCGCATTGAACAGTTTTGCACAAACCGACAGCACAAAAAATCCAATTTCAATAAGTGGCTACATTGAAACCTATTATAGTTATGATTTTGCCAATCCATCAGATCATAACCGCCCTGGTTTTGTGTACTCACACAACAGACACAATGAAGTAAATCTGAATTTAGGTTTCATAAAGGCTGCTTATGCAACCGATAAAGTAAGAGCCAATTTGGCTCTGATGGCAGGAACTTATGCCAACGCAAACCTTGCAGCCGAACCCGGAGTTTTGAAAAATATATTTGAAGCTAATGCAGGAATAAAAATATCAAAGAAGAAAAACTTGTGGGTAGATGCGGGTATATTTGCATCACATATTGGTTTTGAAAGTGCAATCGGAAAAGACTGTTGGAATTTAACAAGAAGTATTTTGGCTGATAACTCGCCCTATTACGAAAGTGGCGTTAAAGTATCATACACCACCGACAATGATAAGTGGTTTTTAAGCGGATTAATTTTGAACGGTTGGCAACGCATCCAAAGAGTAAACGGCAACAATACGCCTGCATTTGGACATCAACTTACATTCAAACCCAATTCAAAAGTTACATTAAATAGCAGTTCATTTGTGGGTAGCGACACTCCGGACAGCACAAGGCAAATGCGATACTTTCATAATTTCTACGGCCAATTTCAATTAACTGAAAAATTTGGGATGATACTTGGCTTTGACATCGGAGCACAACAAAAGAATAAAAACAGTAACGACTACAATACTTGGTATTCGCCTGTTTTAATAGTGAAATATGCACCTTCTGAAAAGATTAGTATCGCTGCACGGGGTGAATATTACTCTGACGCTAATGGTGTAATTATTAGCACAGGAACACTCAATGGATTTCAAACCTACGGCTATTCATTAAACCTTGACTACCAAATTATAAATAATGTGGTTTGGAGAATTGAAGGCAGGGGCTTTACAAGTAAGGATAAAATATTTACCTTAAACGACAATCAAAGTTCTCAAAATTATTTTCTGACAACTGCATTAGCAATTTCGTTTTAA
- a CDS encoding IS66 family transposase, whose translation MELSNDISVLKDLVTALLAKVEALESENAALRAENAELRSRLKLNSKNSHKPPSSDGLSKKPGLPKEPPKKSGGQFGHKGKTLKMVDKADHVVVHHAPCCPCCSRVFSPADVVEVVQKRQVFDIPTPRMEVTEHQLGVAVCCGRQHWGSFPPEVGQPVQYGSRIKALSVLLNNDYKLPLEKIEQLMGDLWGCSFNESTALTANAGMCQALEPIEEQIKTAVLASDVVHFDETGMRVEKKLHWFHVASTAWFTYLFVHKKRGREALESEGSLLKDFQSRAVHDCWEPYFGFKQCQHALCGAHLLRELTHLMENGSKWATQMHRFLLDLYRDSQKALAIVADRQCWEREFRHICQLADREEPPPKQGKRGKPKNSKGRNLLNRLLEHQDRWLAFAFVEGVPFSNNQAERDIRCLKTKQKVATNFQTFKGAQHHARIQSFTSTLRKHSMNVFQNLIHAFDRNPIVFQAG comes from the coding sequence ATGGAGTTATCGAATGACATATCGGTATTGAAGGATTTGGTCACGGCCTTGCTTGCGAAGGTGGAGGCACTGGAATCCGAGAACGCCGCCCTTCGGGCGGAGAATGCCGAATTGCGTTCGCGCCTGAAGTTGAACAGCAAGAACAGTCACAAGCCGCCGTCGTCAGATGGTTTGTCCAAGAAACCGGGCCTTCCCAAAGAGCCGCCCAAAAAGAGCGGCGGCCAGTTTGGGCACAAAGGCAAGACGCTCAAGATGGTGGACAAGGCGGACCACGTTGTGGTGCACCATGCTCCGTGCTGCCCCTGCTGCTCGAGGGTTTTTTCCCCTGCCGACGTGGTTGAGGTGGTTCAAAAGCGCCAGGTGTTCGATATTCCCACACCCCGCATGGAGGTCACGGAGCACCAGTTGGGCGTGGCGGTCTGTTGTGGCAGGCAGCATTGGGGCAGTTTTCCGCCCGAGGTAGGCCAGCCTGTGCAGTACGGTTCCCGGATCAAGGCCCTGAGCGTCCTGTTGAACAACGACTACAAACTGCCGCTGGAGAAAATCGAGCAACTCATGGGCGACCTGTGGGGCTGTTCGTTCAACGAAAGCACCGCCCTGACGGCCAACGCTGGCATGTGCCAAGCCCTCGAGCCGATTGAGGAACAAATCAAAACGGCGGTTTTGGCCTCCGATGTGGTTCATTTTGATGAAACGGGCATGCGGGTGGAGAAAAAACTCCACTGGTTCCATGTCGCCTCCACCGCGTGGTTCACCTACCTGTTCGTCCATAAAAAACGGGGCAGGGAGGCGCTGGAGAGCGAGGGTTCGCTGCTCAAGGATTTTCAGAGCCGAGCCGTGCACGACTGCTGGGAGCCTTATTTCGGCTTCAAGCAGTGCCAACATGCGCTGTGCGGCGCCCACCTGCTGCGCGAACTGACCCACCTGATGGAAAACGGCTCCAAATGGGCAACCCAGATGCACCGGTTCCTGCTCGACCTTTATCGTGACAGCCAAAAAGCGCTCGCCATCGTGGCCGACAGGCAGTGTTGGGAGCGGGAGTTCCGGCATATCTGCCAGTTGGCCGACCGGGAAGAACCGCCGCCCAAGCAGGGCAAGAGAGGCAAGCCCAAGAACTCAAAAGGCCGAAACCTGCTCAACCGCCTGCTCGAACACCAGGACAGGTGGCTTGCCTTTGCCTTTGTCGAAGGCGTCCCGTTTTCCAACAATCAGGCCGAGCGCGACATCCGCTGCCTGAAAACCAAGCAGAAGGTGGCCACCAATTTCCAGACCTTCAAAGGTGCGCAGCACCATGCGCGCATCCAATCCTTCACCTCAACCCTTCGCAAACATTCAATGAACGTGTTCCAGAACCTGATTCATGCTTTTGATAGAAATCCTATCGTCTTTCAGGCTGGCTAA
- a CDS encoding PKD domain-containing protein, which translates to MKVIFFAIVGLLLPLHLFSQLHDNTWILGYPALGGYDPTLGHSILTFTDGSLQIDSSSVMNDMEFPQNNSAFSDENGELFAFFNGLHIRNKTFVQDVENGGDMHEEIDFASGYYLSFDFLVQGSVFLRYPGHEDSLILLYMSNRYLLNNNNFVTDRVSFDVTAALIDMKGNNELGKVVNRKIPVVHDTLTLGKLHTVRHANGRDWWVLAFQRNSSLYYRILIDPSGIHNLGLSEVEKIIRNGAGSSVFSPDGQRYAAYSAFSFDTIGSHLDIFDFDRCTGYLTNQIRIEGKGDYGGVAISPNSRYLYNNKRDTAFQYDLHAADIPASRKVVAVYDGFTDPFQVTFYMMQLAPDGKIYSSATNGTRYLHVIHRPDEEGMDCQYQQRGIQLYKYNDFSVPNFPNYRLGPLDGSPCDTLGLNNHPKAWYRYEQDTLDALAVAFTDLSYYEPASWSWDFGDGSAGSTERHPTHQFPKPDVYQVRLTVSNQYGSDTHCKTLYLGVSATSDPARQTAQVLLWPNPTDGRLQLYLPGMEAEQEVRLRVADISGRTMLERSLATADGNLALDASRLAPGVYFCLVSTAGQTFQPVKFVISR; encoded by the coding sequence ATGAAAGTGATATTTTTTGCCATAGTCGGCTTGCTGCTCCCTCTACACCTCTTCTCCCAACTGCACGACAATACCTGGATACTAGGCTACCCAGCACTTGGAGGATATGACCCCACTCTTGGCCACAGCATCCTGACCTTCACCGACGGCAGTTTGCAGATTGATAGCAGTTCAGTGATGAATGATATGGAGTTTCCTCAAAACAACTCAGCCTTTTCTGATGAGAACGGCGAATTGTTTGCATTTTTTAATGGATTGCATATCCGAAACAAGACTTTTGTACAGGATGTGGAAAATGGCGGGGATATGCACGAAGAGATTGATTTCGCTTCCGGGTATTATCTATCCTTTGATTTTCTGGTGCAAGGGTCAGTTTTTTTGCGATATCCCGGTCATGAAGACAGCCTTATATTACTTTATATGAGTAACAGGTATCTTCTAAACAACAACAATTTTGTGACGGACAGAGTATCATTTGATGTTACTGCTGCATTAATTGACATGAAGGGAAATAATGAACTGGGAAAGGTCGTCAATCGAAAGATACCTGTTGTTCATGACACTTTAACATTAGGAAAATTGCACACAGTCCGCCACGCAAATGGGAGAGATTGGTGGGTGTTAGCGTTCCAAAGAAATAGCAGCCTTTATTATCGAATTTTGATAGACCCTAGTGGTATTCATAATTTGGGCTTGTCTGAAGTAGAAAAGATTATTCGAAATGGTGCAGGGAGTAGCGTTTTTAGTCCAGATGGACAAAGATATGCAGCTTATAGCGCATTTTCTTTTGATACGATTGGCTCACATTTAGACATTTTTGATTTTGACAGATGTACTGGTTATCTGACAAATCAAATTCGAATTGAAGGGAAAGGGGACTATGGCGGCGTTGCCATCTCCCCAAATTCCCGCTACCTATACAACAACAAACGCGACACCGCCTTTCAATACGACCTCCATGCCGCCGACATCCCCGCCAGCCGCAAGGTAGTGGCTGTCTATGACGGCTTCACCGATCCCTTCCAGGTCACCTTCTACATGATGCAACTCGCCCCTGACGGCAAAATCTACTCCTCCGCCACCAACGGCACCCGCTACCTGCACGTCATCCACCGCCCCGACGAGGAGGGCATGGACTGCCAATACCAACAGCGCGGCATCCAACTATACAAGTACAACGATTTCTCCGTGCCCAACTTCCCCAACTACCGCCTCGGCCCCTTGGACGGCTCGCCCTGCGACACGCTGGGACTGAACAACCACCCTAAGGCATGGTACCGCTACGAGCAGGACACCCTCGACGCACTCGCCGTGGCGTTCACCGACTTGTCGTACTACGAACCGGCCAGTTGGTCGTGGGACTTTGGCGATGGGTCGGCGGGCAGCACGGAGCGGCACCCGACGCATCAGTTTCCCAAGCCGGACGTGTATCAGGTGCGCCTTACCGTAAGCAATCAATACGGCTCGGACACGCACTGCAAGACGCTGTACCTCGGCGTGTCGGCTACCAGCGACCCGGCACGGCAAACGGCGCAGGTGCTGCTGTGGCCCAACCCGACCGACGGACGGCTCCAACTGTACCTGCCGGGCATGGAAGCGGAGCAGGAAGTGCGCCTGCGCGTCGCCGATATTTCGGGGCGGACGATGCTGGAGCGCAGCCTCGCCACCGCCGACGGCAACCTCGCGCTCGATGCTTCGAGGCTTGCGCCGGGCGTTTATTTCTGTTTGGTCAGTACTGCCGGGCAAACGTTTCAGCCCGTCAAGTTTGTGATTTCGCGCTAA
- a CDS encoding HAMP domain-containing protein, translated as MRIKTKLTLGVGLLFLLIILLSIVGAKYINELKADTENILVANYNSLEYSRNMLLALDESSEKALHKFDINLQNQEKNITEIGEKETTSEIRNNFEQYKSNKFDSSFQASIRKDIFRLMDMNMQAIQRKSEVAKATADKAVFWIAITGTMCFLIAFVLLVNLPSNIANPIKELTESIKQIAAKNYSERVHFESHSEFGQLAKSFNTMAEKLEEYNNSNLAKLMMEKRRIEALINNMHDPVIGLDENLKVIFANEEAIKISGVTHTELIGKLAQELAVKNDLIRSLIQDLMIGETDNGHKQEPIKIFSENKESYFEKETLHISITPTGEANSRLVGHVIFLRNVTTYKELDFAKTNFIATVSHELKTPISSIKMSLQLLENEQIGKLNDEQKNLIDSIKDDASRLLRITGELLNMTQVESGNIQLSILPSDPKEILLYAINATKTQADQKQINFEINCPDNISKIQADNEKTAWVLTNLISNAIRYSYDNATIYLAIQQTSNQVQISVRDTGQGIAPQYKDKIFDRYFRVPGTKNEGTGLGLAISKEFIEAQSGRITVDSEFGAGSTFTLTLNKAI; from the coding sequence ATGCGTATTAAAACAAAACTGACTTTGGGTGTAGGTCTTTTGTTCCTGCTAATAATTCTGCTAAGTATCGTTGGTGCTAAATACATCAATGAATTGAAAGCCGATACCGAAAATATTCTAGTGGCAAATTACAACTCCTTAGAATATAGCCGAAACATGCTCCTTGCTTTGGACGAAAGTTCAGAAAAAGCATTGCATAAATTTGACATTAATCTCCAAAATCAGGAGAAAAACATCACGGAAATTGGAGAAAAAGAAACCACTTCAGAAATCAGAAACAACTTTGAACAATATAAATCAAACAAATTTGATAGCTCATTTCAAGCCAGCATCAGGAAAGATATTTTTCGTCTCATGGATATGAACATGCAGGCTATACAGCGAAAAAGTGAAGTTGCTAAAGCAACTGCGGATAAGGCAGTATTTTGGATAGCCATTACCGGAACAATGTGCTTTTTAATAGCTTTTGTTTTGTTGGTTAATCTACCTTCAAACATTGCCAATCCAATAAAAGAACTTACTGAAAGTATTAAGCAAATTGCAGCAAAAAACTATTCCGAAAGGGTACATTTTGAAAGCCACAGCGAGTTTGGACAATTGGCAAAGTCGTTCAATACAATGGCTGAAAAATTAGAAGAATACAACAATAGTAACTTGGCAAAATTGATGATGGAAAAGCGAAGAATTGAAGCCCTCATCAACAATATGCATGATCCTGTAATTGGGCTAGATGAAAACTTAAAAGTCATTTTTGCTAATGAAGAAGCTATAAAAATATCGGGGGTAACGCATACTGAATTGATTGGCAAATTGGCTCAGGAATTGGCTGTCAAAAACGACTTAATTCGTTCTCTTATTCAAGACCTAATGATTGGTGAAACGGACAACGGACATAAACAAGAACCTATCAAAATATTTTCAGAAAATAAAGAAAGCTATTTTGAAAAAGAAACCTTGCATATCTCAATTACGCCAACAGGCGAAGCAAATTCAAGATTAGTAGGTCATGTAATTTTCTTGCGAAATGTAACCACATACAAGGAATTAGATTTTGCCAAGACAAATTTTATTGCAACTGTTTCGCATGAGTTAAAAACCCCTATTTCTTCCATTAAAATGAGTTTGCAATTGTTGGAAAACGAACAAATTGGAAAGCTGAACGATGAACAAAAAAATCTCATTGACAGCATAAAAGATGATGCAAGCCGACTATTGAGAATAACAGGAGAACTGCTAAACATGACACAGGTTGAAAGCGGTAATATCCAACTTTCGATTTTACCATCAGACCCAAAAGAAATATTATTATATGCCATCAATGCTACAAAAACACAGGCAGACCAAAAACAGATAAATTTTGAGATTAATTGTCCTGACAACATTTCCAAAATTCAGGCCGACAACGAAAAAACAGCTTGGGTATTAACTAATCTAATTTCTAATGCAATCAGATATTCATACGACAACGCAACTATTTATTTGGCAATTCAGCAGACATCCAATCAAGTTCAAATTTCTGTTAGGGACACTGGACAAGGCATAGCACCACAGTACAAAGACAAAATTTTTGACCGTTACTTTCGAGTGCCCGGGACAAAAAATGAAGGCACAGGACTTGGACTAGCCATAAGCAAAGAATTTATAGAAGCTCAAAGCGGACGAATTACTGTTGATAGTGAATTTGGAGCAGGAAGTACGTTTACTTTGACACTTAACAAAGCAATATAA
- a CDS encoding universal stress protein yields MSDKDKTVQHFLDLIKKSRRGKFKVYIGMSAGVGKTFRMLQEARTLLKNGIDVKIGFIETHNRKETHELLEGLPIIPRRKLFYKGKELEEMDVQAIINLRPEVVIVDELAHTNIEGSKNEKRWQDVLDILSAGINVISAINIQHIESLNEEVKEITGVEVKERVPDSVLAQADEVVNIDLTADELITRLKEGKIYQAEKIETALQNFFKSDHILQLRELALKEVASQVERKVETEVTKPNTLKHERFLACISSNEKTAKTVIRKTARLANYYHSKWYVLYVQTPNESPDKIPLDKQRHLINNFKLATELGAEIIKVESNTVSKAIIEQATERKITTICVGKPHLNLLKIILATNVFNELLKKLSSNDIDLVILS; encoded by the coding sequence ATGAGTGATAAAGATAAAACTGTTCAGCATTTTCTTGACCTGATTAAAAAGTCAAGACGTGGAAAGTTTAAAGTTTACATTGGAATGAGTGCGGGTGTAGGCAAAACTTTCCGCATGTTGCAGGAAGCCCGAACATTGCTCAAAAATGGCATTGATGTGAAGATTGGTTTTATTGAAACCCACAACAGAAAAGAAACCCACGAACTTTTAGAAGGCCTGCCTATCATCCCCCGTAGGAAACTATTTTACAAGGGCAAGGAATTGGAAGAAATGGACGTTCAGGCAATTATCAATCTTCGCCCCGAAGTGGTCATCGTTGACGAGTTAGCACATACCAATATAGAAGGCAGCAAAAACGAAAAACGTTGGCAGGATGTTTTAGACATTCTTTCGGCAGGCATCAATGTAATCTCAGCAATTAATATTCAACACATTGAGAGTTTGAATGAAGAAGTAAAAGAAATTACAGGAGTCGAAGTAAAAGAAAGAGTTCCTGATAGTGTATTGGCTCAGGCAGATGAAGTTGTAAATATTGACTTAACCGCTGATGAATTAATTACCAGATTGAAGGAAGGTAAAATATACCAAGCCGAAAAAATTGAGACAGCACTTCAAAACTTCTTTAAAAGCGACCATATTCTACAACTTAGAGAACTTGCATTAAAAGAAGTCGCTTCACAGGTTGAAAGAAAGGTGGAAACTGAAGTAACCAAACCAAATACGCTAAAACATGAACGATTTTTGGCTTGCATAAGTAGCAATGAAAAAACGGCAAAAACAGTAATTCGCAAAACGGCTCGATTGGCAAATTACTATCATAGCAAATGGTATGTTTTATACGTCCAAACTCCCAACGAAAGTCCCGACAAAATTCCACTTGACAAACAACGGCACTTAATCAACAACTTTAAACTGGCAACTGAATTGGGAGCAGAAATAATCAAAGTAGAAAGCAACACAGTTTCGAAAGCAATAATTGAACAAGCAACCGAACGAAAAATAACAACAATATGCGTTGGTAAGCCACACTTAAATTTGTTGAAAATTATTTTGGCAACAAACGTATTTAATGAACTTCTTAAAAAACTTTCTTCAAACGATATTGATTTAGTTATATTAAGCTAA